In Kitasatospora gansuensis, a genomic segment contains:
- a CDS encoding pirin family protein → MTSAARSTVQVARPVLTLEGEGFPVRRPFPTADLGFVDPFLMVDQVGPHTLGPGEAKGAPAHPHRGFETIQYVIEGDAGFADSQGHRGVVGPGEVQWLTAGSGIVHLMRPTPEFTARGGRQHLLQIWLNLPARLKGLPPRAQHAAASEIPVVHAGDGAELKVIAGSTHGVTGPFETHTPALVVHASLAAGGRVEFSAPAGHSAMVYVLSGAAATADAQLPDGHLAVFDREGERFGVEAPDGAAELLVLAGEPIGEQVARSGPFVMNTVAELRQAQQDFSQGRMGLISD, encoded by the coding sequence ACTTCAGCCGCCCGCTCCACCGTCCAGGTCGCCCGCCCCGTACTCACCTTGGAGGGCGAGGGCTTCCCCGTCCGCCGCCCGTTCCCGACGGCCGATCTCGGCTTCGTGGACCCGTTCCTGATGGTCGATCAGGTCGGTCCGCACACGCTCGGCCCGGGCGAGGCCAAGGGCGCGCCCGCTCACCCGCACCGCGGCTTCGAGACCATCCAGTACGTGATCGAGGGCGATGCCGGTTTCGCCGACTCCCAGGGGCACCGCGGAGTGGTCGGGCCGGGGGAGGTCCAGTGGCTCACCGCGGGGTCCGGGATCGTCCATCTGATGCGCCCCACCCCGGAGTTCACGGCCCGGGGCGGCCGTCAGCACCTGCTGCAGATCTGGCTGAACCTGCCGGCCCGGCTCAAGGGCCTCCCGCCGCGTGCCCAGCACGCGGCCGCCTCCGAGATCCCGGTGGTGCACGCCGGGGACGGCGCCGAACTGAAGGTGATCGCGGGCAGCACCCACGGCGTGACCGGCCCGTTCGAGACGCACACCCCGGCACTGGTCGTGCACGCGTCCCTGGCGGCGGGCGGCCGGGTCGAGTTCAGCGCCCCGGCCGGGCACAGCGCCATGGTGTACGTCCTGTCGGGTGCGGCCGCCACCGCCGATGCCCAACTCCCGGACGGTCACCTCGCGGTGTTCGACCGGGAGGGCGAGCGGTTCGGCGTCGAGGCGCCGGACGGGGCGGCGGAGCTGCTGGTGCTGGCCGGTGAGCCGATCGGCGAGCAGGTCGCCCGCAGCGGCCCGTTCGTGATGAACACCGTCGCCGAACTCCGGCAGGCGCAGCAGGACTTCAGTCAGGGGCGGATGGGTCTGATCTCCGACTGA